A window of Anaerosoma tenue contains these coding sequences:
- a CDS encoding cell wall-binding repeat-containing protein: MSVSRPVRIVLAVCLVASISFASAPAFAAPTFSETVIAGESGPYLMPPTQAAPEMDGRLIVYEYTPGIGVAPLDTDIKVYDIETGAVQEASDRAGDNDVDDTNPDVSMDTVVYQSTLNAHLNIYMYNTSWYNWRAVTNETAAQTLPRISGRYILWHDAGLDYLKYYCVDWPQYMNQQVPGSVSPYEGSWDIDGDTVVYAREQTAGNFTFYKWTLWSDAAPEAFGTHLNAGDIADVRLHNGRMTYTYGAALDNVGVMLIHDGDAGPLTSGGRDADLFHEMYAYEIIPNDNIGFTLNGVWSTILGLPTNVETNPSAFGNRVAFERDSYNGDIIMTRSSEPLVDRTAGANRYDTAAAVSKRYFLAGADNVVLCTGEDFPDALAAAPWARFLKAPVLLTQRTSVPAAVMNEIERLGATNVWIIGGDSAVSSAVKAQLEAEGLTVNRQLQGPDRYATAAKVADALYDALLADGRPFSNMAFVARGDSFADALSVAPVAAATYSPIILVKTHAPLPAASDDVFERLPIWEAFIIGGTDVVDGDVELAIEQWTTLHLGANSPATRIAGVDRYDTSARVLGNAISMNWLDLDTIGVATGLNFPDALGGGAALGSYGSPLVLTRPDVLSPPVKAVLEDHAWEIGRADVFGGSDVVSEGVRSTLSGLMP, from the coding sequence ATGAGCGTATCTCGCCCTGTCCGGATCGTCCTGGCCGTGTGTCTGGTAGCCAGCATCTCGTTCGCTTCGGCGCCTGCCTTCGCGGCGCCAACGTTCTCCGAGACCGTGATCGCCGGGGAGAGCGGTCCTTACCTCATGCCACCAACTCAGGCCGCCCCGGAGATGGATGGGCGCCTCATCGTGTACGAGTACACGCCCGGGATCGGGGTGGCTCCCCTCGACACAGACATCAAGGTCTACGACATCGAGACGGGCGCGGTCCAGGAGGCGAGCGATCGTGCCGGCGACAACGACGTGGATGACACCAATCCCGATGTCTCGATGGACACGGTGGTCTACCAGAGCACACTCAACGCACACCTGAATATCTACATGTACAACACGAGTTGGTACAACTGGCGCGCGGTCACGAACGAGACCGCGGCACAGACGCTCCCGCGTATCTCGGGCCGATACATCCTGTGGCACGATGCAGGCTTGGACTACCTGAAGTACTACTGCGTCGACTGGCCGCAGTACATGAACCAGCAGGTACCCGGATCCGTGAGTCCTTACGAAGGCTCCTGGGACATCGACGGTGACACCGTTGTGTATGCGCGCGAACAGACCGCCGGCAACTTCACGTTCTACAAGTGGACCCTCTGGTCCGATGCCGCGCCCGAGGCATTCGGAACGCATCTCAACGCGGGAGATATCGCCGACGTCCGGCTACACAACGGCCGGATGACCTACACGTATGGGGCCGCGCTCGACAACGTAGGCGTGATGTTGATCCACGACGGAGATGCCGGGCCTCTGACATCCGGCGGGCGGGACGCCGACCTGTTCCATGAGATGTATGCGTACGAGATCATCCCCAACGACAACATCGGCTTCACGCTCAACGGCGTGTGGAGCACGATACTGGGGCTTCCCACGAACGTAGAGACCAACCCCAGCGCGTTCGGTAACCGTGTGGCGTTCGAGCGCGACAGTTACAACGGCGACATCATCATGACGCGGTCGTCCGAGCCGCTGGTGGATCGCACGGCCGGTGCGAATCGCTACGACACCGCCGCGGCCGTGAGCAAGCGGTACTTCCTCGCCGGCGCCGACAACGTGGTGCTCTGTACGGGCGAGGACTTCCCGGACGCGCTGGCAGCTGCCCCCTGGGCGCGGTTCCTCAAGGCGCCCGTCCTGCTGACGCAGCGGACGTCGGTGCCCGCGGCGGTGATGAACGAGATCGAACGCCTCGGCGCCACCAACGTATGGATCATCGGCGGCGACTCTGCGGTCTCCTCGGCGGTGAAAGCACAACTGGAGGCCGAGGGGCTCACCGTCAACCGCCAGCTGCAGGGTCCCGATCGCTACGCTACCGCCGCCAAGGTCGCCGACGCGCTCTACGATGCGCTGCTCGCCGACGGCCGGCCATTCAGCAACATGGCGTTCGTTGCGCGCGGTGATTCGTTCGCCGACGCGTTGTCGGTGGCGCCAGTGGCGGCCGCCACGTACTCGCCGATCATCCTCGTGAAGACGCATGCGCCGTTGCCGGCCGCCAGTGACGACGTCTTCGAGCGTCTCCCGATCTGGGAGGCCTTCATCATCGGGGGCACCGATGTGGTGGATGGCGACGTCGAGCTCGCGATCGAGCAATGGACGACGCTACACCTCGGAGCGAACAGTCCGGCTACCCGGATCGCCGGCGTGGACCGGTACGACACCTCGGCAAGGGTGCTGGGGAACGCTATCTCGATGAACTGGCTCGATCTCGACACCATAGGGGTTGCCACAGGCCTGAACTTCCCCGATGCCCTCGGCGGCGGCGCGGCCCTCGGCTCCTACGGGAGCCCGCTCGTGCTCACGCGCCCCGACGTGCTGTCACCGCCGGTGAAAGCCGTACTCGAGGATCATGCGTGGGAGATCGGACGGGCCGACGTCTTCGGCGGCTCCGATGTGGTCTCCGAGGGGGTGCGCAGCACGCTGTCCGGTCTGATGCCGTAG
- a CDS encoding winged helix-turn-helix domain-containing protein gives MSTFEFAADPDRVIHEPARLKIMSVLSVAESADFTYLMRETELTRGNLSVQLSRLEEAGYIAIEKTFVGKTPRTTARMTPEGREAFTAYRAYLERLLDATG, from the coding sequence ATGAGCACGTTCGAGTTCGCTGCCGATCCGGACCGGGTGATCCACGAGCCCGCCCGGCTGAAGATCATGTCGGTGCTTTCCGTCGCTGAGAGCGCCGACTTCACGTACCTCATGCGAGAGACGGAACTCACGCGCGGGAACCTCTCGGTGCAGCTCAGCCGTCTGGAGGAAGCGGGCTACATCGCCATCGAGAAGACGTTCGTGGGAAAGACGCCTCGTACGACCGCCAGGATGACACCGGAGGGCAGGGAAGCGTTCACCGCCTACCGCGCCTACCTGGAGAGGCTGCTGGACGCCACGGGGTGA
- a CDS encoding WD40/YVTN/BNR-like repeat-containing protein translates to MAPDTRASTRSHHPCTHGRTWLPVVLLLAVLVAGLAGCSAEEPVEPEPETDVVVEPPAEEPAEPAEPVWQEQVSGVTDKLYGVAFVDPDTGWAVGGDGRGVILGTTDGGTTWAEVYTQDDYAFNAVHFIDSQTGWAAHQGDGESDIVKTTDGGQTWEKQTSGAVRSPNDVFFADADHGWIVTSAGQIWATADGGATWEQQESGVEGLANHLYDLHFVDAQTGWAVGWDRDGVIVATTDGGETWTRQDPTVEFLKAIFFVDAQNGWAVGQDGAVATTDGGQTWSAQDAGRRTLEDVFFIDAQSGWAVGAGSIVLSTTDGGATWNQERDGGAGTPVLYGVHFLDAGHGWVVGDDGVVLHYGIPEGTDG, encoded by the coding sequence ATGGCTCCAGACACAAGAGCGAGCACACGATCGCACCACCCCTGCACCCACGGCAGAACATGGCTGCCGGTAGTCCTGCTGCTGGCTGTGCTCGTTGCCGGGCTTGCCGGGTGCAGCGCCGAGGAGCCTGTGGAGCCGGAGCCCGAGACTGACGTGGTGGTAGAGCCTCCGGCGGAGGAGCCTGCCGAGCCTGCGGAGCCCGTGTGGCAGGAGCAGGTCTCGGGAGTGACCGACAAGCTGTACGGCGTCGCGTTCGTCGACCCCGATACGGGATGGGCGGTGGGCGGAGACGGCAGAGGCGTCATCCTCGGCACCACTGACGGCGGCACGACCTGGGCCGAGGTCTACACGCAGGACGACTACGCGTTCAACGCCGTGCACTTCATCGATTCGCAGACCGGATGGGCCGCGCATCAAGGCGATGGGGAGAGCGACATCGTCAAGACCACTGACGGCGGCCAGACATGGGAGAAGCAGACGAGCGGCGCGGTGCGCTCGCCGAACGACGTCTTCTTTGCCGATGCCGACCATGGCTGGATCGTGACCTCGGCCGGCCAGATCTGGGCCACCGCCGATGGGGGAGCTACCTGGGAGCAGCAGGAGTCCGGGGTCGAGGGCCTGGCCAACCACCTGTACGACCTCCACTTCGTGGACGCGCAGACAGGATGGGCTGTTGGCTGGGACCGTGACGGGGTGATCGTTGCCACCACTGATGGCGGTGAGACATGGACGCGCCAGGATCCCACCGTGGAGTTCCTGAAGGCGATCTTCTTCGTGGACGCGCAGAACGGGTGGGCCGTAGGTCAGGACGGCGCGGTGGCCACGACCGATGGTGGTCAGACATGGTCGGCACAGGATGCCGGGCGTCGCACCCTCGAAGATGTCTTCTTCATCGACGCTCAGAGCGGATGGGCGGTCGGCGCCGGGAGCATCGTGCTTTCCACGACCGACGGAGGCGCCACCTGGAACCAGGAGCGCGATGGCGGTGCGGGAACGCCGGTCCTGTACGGCGTGCACTTCCTGGATGCCGGGCATGGCTGGGTCGTTGGTGACGATGGGGTGGTACTCCATTACGGGATCCCGGAAGGGACGGATGGTTAG
- a CDS encoding cell wall-binding repeat-containing protein, translated as MMVGSRLRRTMALCLSAALVLMLTGLPAAHAFVDPDSLDVRAAGWSLQDSGHTADLHSVYFIDENIGWMAGANGTLRKTTNGGESWLALTPGTSVWLSGVFFLDESTGWVVGDGGTILKSTDGGTTWAAQTSGTTKNLWGVQFVDENNGWAVGIPGGYGPPPPGEYSPILRTTDGGETWTNHGSLANQTLQTIFFIDATTGWAAGNDNLIRSTDGGVTWEDIRPDETWRLYWTPYFVDANTGWVVGDNGLIMHTTDGGDSWVFQDSGVTTELLDVHFVDASTGWVSGNGGLILATDDGGETWVVQHSGGTRYMRDLYFVDANTGWGVGAGGHTVAYRWPLPAVTPLEGDDRYATAVDVSQRVFPIGAETVVIATGANWPDALGGTALAGALDGPVLLVGTSVVPSVVSQEIDRLGATNAIILGGTSAVGAEVETALKTQLGSDNVERIKGNDRYETANAVALRVIAELGEDYDGMAFVATGADFPDALAAAPLAARQHWPLFLAHPVNGLTAATKAAMADVTDAAVLGGTAVVSTNVETQLNTDLSGTVHRLWGADRYATAVAVATYAVSNAGHDWDRVGVTTGMNFPDALAGGVAQGKMNSVMLLTAPDTLSSAPAAALTANKAEIDSVTFFGGANAVVPGVRSAVLTAAGVTP; from the coding sequence ATGATGGTTGGATCCAGACTTAGAAGGACGATGGCGCTGTGCTTGTCGGCAGCACTGGTGCTGATGTTGACGGGGCTCCCGGCCGCGCATGCGTTTGTAGACCCCGACTCCCTTGATGTGAGAGCTGCAGGGTGGTCCCTGCAGGACTCGGGACACACCGCCGATCTTCACAGCGTGTACTTCATCGACGAGAACATCGGCTGGATGGCAGGCGCGAACGGCACGCTCCGCAAGACCACCAACGGCGGTGAGAGTTGGCTCGCACTGACTCCGGGTACCTCGGTGTGGCTCTCCGGAGTGTTCTTCCTCGACGAGAGCACGGGGTGGGTCGTGGGCGACGGGGGTACCATCCTGAAGTCCACCGACGGCGGGACCACCTGGGCCGCACAGACCTCGGGCACGACCAAGAACCTGTGGGGAGTCCAGTTCGTTGACGAGAACAACGGTTGGGCTGTGGGCATCCCCGGCGGGTATGGTCCTCCGCCTCCCGGCGAGTACAGTCCGATCCTGCGAACCACCGATGGCGGCGAGACGTGGACGAACCACGGGAGCCTCGCGAACCAGACCCTGCAGACCATATTCTTCATCGATGCGACCACCGGCTGGGCCGCGGGCAACGATAACCTCATCCGTTCGACCGACGGTGGTGTCACCTGGGAAGACATCAGGCCGGACGAGACATGGCGGCTGTACTGGACGCCGTATTTCGTTGACGCCAATACCGGCTGGGTCGTTGGTGACAATGGACTCATCATGCACACCACCGACGGGGGGGACAGCTGGGTCTTCCAGGATTCCGGCGTTACCACGGAGCTCCTCGACGTGCACTTCGTGGATGCGAGCACCGGCTGGGTGTCGGGCAACGGCGGGCTCATCCTCGCCACCGACGACGGCGGCGAGACGTGGGTGGTCCAGCACAGCGGCGGAACGCGCTACATGCGCGATCTGTACTTCGTGGACGCGAACACGGGGTGGGGTGTTGGCGCTGGCGGCCACACGGTGGCCTACCGGTGGCCGCTTCCTGCGGTGACGCCGCTTGAGGGCGACGATCGTTACGCCACGGCGGTGGACGTGTCGCAGCGGGTGTTCCCCATCGGCGCTGAGACCGTTGTGATCGCCACTGGCGCCAACTGGCCCGATGCGCTCGGCGGCACCGCGCTCGCGGGAGCGCTTGACGGCCCCGTGCTGCTTGTGGGCACCAGCGTCGTTCCCTCGGTCGTGTCCCAGGAGATCGATCGCCTTGGTGCGACCAACGCGATCATCCTCGGCGGCACCTCGGCGGTGGGGGCAGAGGTGGAGACCGCCCTCAAGACGCAGCTCGGCTCAGACAACGTAGAGCGCATCAAGGGGAACGACAGGTACGAGACCGCCAACGCCGTGGCGTTGCGGGTGATCGCGGAACTCGGCGAGGACTACGACGGTATGGCGTTCGTGGCAACGGGCGCGGACTTCCCCGACGCTCTGGCTGCCGCGCCGCTCGCCGCCCGGCAGCACTGGCCGCTGTTCCTCGCGCATCCGGTGAACGGCCTCACGGCTGCTACGAAGGCAGCCATGGCCGATGTGACGGATGCTGCGGTTCTCGGTGGCACGGCGGTCGTCTCGACCAACGTGGAGACGCAGCTGAATACGGATCTGTCCGGTACCGTGCACCGCTTGTGGGGCGCCGACCGGTACGCCACCGCCGTGGCGGTCGCCACGTACGCGGTGAGCAACGCAGGTCATGACTGGGACCGGGTGGGTGTCACCACCGGGATGAACTTCCCGGATGCGCTGGCAGGAGGTGTCGCGCAGGGCAAGATGAACTCCGTCATGCTGCTCACGGCACCGGACACGCTCAGCTCGGCGCCTGCGGCGGCTCTTACGGCGAACAAGGCTGAGATCGACAGCGTCACGTTCTTCGGCGGTGCGAATGCGGTTGTGCCGGGTGTGAGAAGCGCCGTCCTCACCGCGGCTGGCGTGACGCCGTAG
- a CDS encoding YeiH family protein produces the protein MRQTLGLVSYQERISQLSGHPLLWVAAAATLALTGASPALALLAGLGAGVLIGAPERLQPARWSKRLLQASVVLLGFGMRIDAVARVGLSSAGMTLLTVGGTLVLAAVIGRWLRVDAEARTLIGSGTAICGGSAIAAVAPAIGASPVSTAVALSVVFVLNGVALLVFPWVGHLLGMTQQQFGVWAAIAIHDTSSVVGAASAYGAEALGIATVVKLTRALWIAPVAFVLARLHGGAAKGPKIQPFLIGFVAASVVAWLVPESGLWDGLASLGKTLMMPTLFLVGATLTPDSLRTVGVRPLLLGLALWVTVSVTTAALVLGGVLHVG, from the coding sequence GTGCGGCAGACACTTGGCCTTGTGTCGTATCAAGAACGCATATCCCAACTGTCCGGCCATCCACTTCTCTGGGTGGCCGCAGCCGCGACCCTCGCCCTGACGGGAGCGTCGCCCGCGCTCGCGCTGCTCGCCGGTCTCGGCGCCGGAGTCCTCATCGGCGCTCCCGAGCGGCTCCAGCCGGCGCGATGGTCGAAGCGGTTGCTGCAGGCGTCGGTGGTGCTTCTCGGCTTCGGGATGCGTATCGACGCGGTCGCCCGGGTGGGGCTGTCATCGGCCGGCATGACCCTGCTCACGGTGGGCGGCACGCTCGTACTGGCGGCGGTGATCGGCCGGTGGCTGCGCGTGGACGCCGAGGCGCGCACGCTCATCGGGTCGGGCACCGCCATCTGCGGCGGCAGCGCCATCGCCGCCGTGGCTCCCGCGATCGGAGCGTCGCCCGTATCCACCGCTGTGGCGCTCTCCGTGGTCTTTGTGCTCAATGGCGTGGCGCTTCTCGTGTTTCCGTGGGTGGGCCACCTCCTGGGGATGACCCAGCAACAGTTCGGTGTATGGGCGGCGATCGCGATCCACGACACCAGCAGCGTCGTGGGGGCGGCATCGGCATACGGGGCGGAGGCCCTGGGCATCGCCACCGTTGTGAAGCTCACCCGCGCGCTATGGATCGCGCCGGTGGCGTTCGTTCTGGCGCGACTCCACGGTGGCGCGGCGAAGGGGCCCAAGATCCAGCCGTTCCTCATCGGATTCGTAGCGGCGTCGGTGGTGGCCTGGCTTGTGCCGGAGTCCGGGCTGTGGGACGGTCTCGCGTCGCTCGGAAAGACGCTCATGATGCCCACGCTCTTCCTGGTGGGCGCGACCCTCACGCCGGATTCCCTTCGTACGGTCGGTGTGCGACCGCTGCTCCTCGGCCTCGCGCTATGGGTGACGGTGTCGGTGACGACCGCGGCGCTCGTGCTCGGCGGCGTGCTGCACGTAGGGTAG
- a CDS encoding PadR family transcriptional regulator: protein MEINKDLVAASSTPIVLAILAEGDSYGYAILQRVKELSGGRLEWTDGMLYPVLHRLLRLGLVESRWEVAESGRRRKYYRITADGRTHLAEQWRQWQAVDATLRGIRDARADAVAALRTIPSLLTFTGSVTYA, encoded by the coding sequence ATGGAGATCAACAAGGACCTCGTGGCAGCGTCCTCCACACCGATCGTCCTCGCCATACTGGCCGAGGGCGACAGCTACGGCTACGCGATCCTGCAGCGAGTGAAGGAGCTCTCCGGCGGACGCCTCGAGTGGACCGACGGCATGCTCTACCCGGTGCTGCACCGGCTCTTGCGCCTCGGCCTCGTGGAGTCGCGCTGGGAGGTGGCCGAGTCCGGCCGCCGCCGCAAGTACTACCGGATCACTGCCGACGGCCGGACGCATCTCGCCGAGCAGTGGCGGCAGTGGCAGGCGGTCGACGCCACGCTGCGGGGGATCCGGGACGCGCGCGCGGACGCCGTGGCTGCACTCCGTACGATCCCGTCTCTACTCACGTTCACAGGGAGTGTGACCTATGCATAG
- a CDS encoding permease prefix domain 1-containing protein has translation MHSDEREARLEERIAEWRAYLLGHQTIHSADVAELEDHLREQIDGLTEAGLDADEAFLVAVKRMGDLDTLSAEFAREHSERLWKQLVTPGADTSEAETSARREGVVAVALAVLAALLIKLPALFGLDFVEDGAFYARNLSFFVLPVLTGYFAWKRGLLGSAMLRWLGIAFVGAAVFANVYPFEPGGSTEALTALHLPIALWVAVVGAAYAGSRWRETAGRMDFVRFSGELFIYYVLIALGGGVLMAFSALIFQAIGVDIEPLFESWILPCGAAGAVLVASWLVEAKKSVIENMAPVLTRLFTPLFAIVLLTFLGTMVWTGAGINIEREVLIAFDLLLVLVLALLLYSISARDPQSGPGVFDVVQVVLIVSALAADAVALQAIGARISEFGFTPNRVAALGMNVILLVNLAWSAVLYIRFLGKRGTFPEVERWQTGYMPVYALWAALVVVAFPPLFGYL, from the coding sequence ATGCATAGCGATGAGCGCGAGGCGCGTCTCGAGGAGCGTATCGCCGAGTGGCGGGCCTATCTGCTCGGGCACCAGACCATCCATTCCGCGGACGTTGCCGAGCTGGAGGACCACCTGCGAGAGCAGATCGACGGGCTCACAGAGGCGGGACTCGACGCTGACGAGGCGTTCCTTGTGGCCGTGAAACGCATGGGCGACCTGGACACGCTTTCCGCCGAGTTCGCCCGCGAGCACTCCGAGCGCTTGTGGAAACAGCTCGTCACGCCGGGTGCGGACACCAGCGAGGCCGAGACCAGTGCCCGGAGGGAGGGCGTCGTCGCCGTGGCGCTGGCGGTGCTCGCAGCACTGCTCATCAAGCTGCCGGCGCTCTTCGGGCTCGATTTCGTGGAGGATGGCGCGTTCTACGCGCGCAATCTCAGCTTCTTCGTCCTCCCCGTGCTCACCGGCTACTTCGCCTGGAAGCGCGGGCTTCTCGGCTCGGCCATGCTGCGCTGGCTGGGTATCGCGTTCGTGGGCGCCGCGGTGTTCGCCAACGTCTACCCGTTCGAGCCCGGAGGCTCCACGGAGGCGCTTACGGCGCTCCACCTTCCCATCGCGCTGTGGGTCGCGGTCGTGGGCGCCGCCTACGCGGGCAGCCGTTGGCGCGAGACAGCGGGACGGATGGACTTCGTCCGGTTCTCGGGGGAGCTCTTCATCTACTACGTGCTGATCGCCCTCGGCGGCGGTGTGCTGATGGCGTTCTCGGCGCTGATCTTCCAGGCCATCGGAGTGGACATCGAGCCGCTCTTCGAGTCGTGGATCCTGCCCTGCGGCGCTGCGGGTGCGGTACTGGTGGCGTCGTGGCTCGTGGAGGCCAAGAAGAGCGTGATCGAGAACATGGCGCCGGTACTCACGCGTTTGTTCACGCCGCTCTTCGCGATCGTGCTGCTGACGTTCCTCGGCACGATGGTCTGGACGGGCGCCGGCATCAACATCGAGCGGGAGGTGCTGATCGCCTTCGACCTGCTCCTGGTGCTCGTGCTCGCGCTGCTGCTCTACTCGATCTCAGCGCGCGACCCGCAGTCTGGCCCCGGCGTCTTCGACGTGGTGCAGGTGGTGCTCATCGTGAGCGCGCTTGCTGCAGACGCGGTGGCGCTCCAGGCGATCGGTGCGCGCATCTCCGAGTTCGGTTTCACGCCCAACCGCGTGGCGGCGCTGGGCATGAACGTGATCCTGCTCGTGAACCTCGCGTGGTCGGCGGTGCTTTACATCCGCTTCCTCGGCAAACGGGGCACATTCCCCGAGGTCGAGCGATGGCAGACCGGGTACATGCCGGTCTACGCGCTGTGGGCGGCTCTCGTGGTGGTCGCGTTCCCGCCGCTCTTCGGGTACCTCTGA
- a CDS encoding TetR/AcrR family transcriptional regulator, whose product MCSAERTDDRTTAARIRDAAILRFGEVGFGKATVRDIAADAGVSPGLVLHHFGSKAGLREACDEHVVAEFGRSRIEAVESGTTDPFAAMAGVQGEQHLMRYFLQGLRDNSPGAGRLFRSLFEETLRLMELSVEQGVIRPSENLHDLTAVLLGWQFGGLLLQEQVAQVFGTGTDAAEMMPRYACASIEALTHGVFADTRYEDAWREYAASGEPPPVQDDPA is encoded by the coding sequence ATGTGTTCAGCAGAACGTACAGACGACCGCACCACCGCCGCGCGCATACGTGACGCGGCCATCCTGCGGTTTGGGGAGGTCGGCTTCGGCAAGGCGACCGTTCGGGACATCGCCGCTGATGCAGGGGTGTCTCCGGGTCTGGTGTTGCACCACTTCGGGTCGAAGGCGGGCCTTCGGGAGGCGTGCGACGAGCATGTGGTGGCCGAGTTCGGCCGCTCCCGCATCGAGGCCGTGGAGTCGGGGACCACGGACCCCTTCGCCGCGATGGCGGGCGTGCAGGGTGAGCAGCATCTCATGCGCTACTTCCTGCAAGGCCTGCGAGATAACTCACCCGGTGCCGGCCGCCTGTTCAGATCGCTGTTCGAGGAGACTCTGCGCTTGATGGAGCTGAGCGTCGAGCAAGGTGTGATCAGGCCGAGCGAGAACCTGCACGACCTCACCGCCGTCCTGCTCGGATGGCAGTTCGGCGGCCTGTTGCTCCAGGAGCAGGTCGCGCAGGTGTTTGGCACCGGGACGGATGCGGCCGAGATGATGCCCCGTTACGCCTGCGCTTCGATCGAGGCGCTCACCCACGGTGTGTTCGCTGATACCCGCTACGAGGACGCATGGCGCGAGTACGCCGCGAGCGGGGAGCCGCCCCCTGTGCAGGACGACCCCGCCTGA
- a CDS encoding ABC transporter ATP-binding protein, whose protein sequence is MSNVIETTGLVKDFGKVRALDGLDLSVAKGEVHGFLGPNGAGKTTTIRILLGLLRADAGTATMLGGDPWDDAVALHRRLVYVPGDVELWPNLTGGEAIDLLGRLRGGLDKARRDMLVERFDLDPTKKGRTYSKGNRQKVALISALASDAELLLLDEPTAGLDPLMEAVFQEVIRDMMAEGRTVLLSSHILAQVEVLADRISIIRQGKVVESGTLRDLRHLTRTTFTVETAQPASAIAQMPGVFNFEPTDGQVRFDVDAEHVGTVVSALSGLGVQAITSRPPTLEQLLLRHYGDEMAAHNGERAEVAR, encoded by the coding sequence ATGAGCAACGTCATCGAGACCACGGGTCTCGTCAAGGACTTCGGCAAGGTGCGCGCGCTCGACGGGCTCGACCTGAGCGTGGCCAAGGGGGAGGTGCACGGTTTCCTCGGGCCCAACGGCGCCGGCAAGACCACTACGATCCGCATCCTCCTGGGACTGCTGCGGGCCGACGCGGGCACGGCCACCATGCTCGGCGGCGACCCGTGGGACGACGCGGTGGCGCTGCATCGGCGTCTGGTGTACGTGCCCGGTGACGTGGAGCTGTGGCCCAACCTCACCGGCGGCGAGGCGATCGACCTGCTCGGAAGGTTGCGCGGCGGCCTGGATAAGGCGCGACGCGACATGCTCGTGGAGCGCTTCGATCTCGACCCCACCAAGAAGGGCCGCACGTACTCCAAGGGCAACCGGCAGAAGGTGGCGCTCATCTCGGCGCTGGCCTCCGATGCGGAACTGCTGCTGCTCGACGAGCCTACGGCCGGTCTCGACCCCCTCATGGAAGCCGTCTTCCAGGAGGTGATCCGCGACATGATGGCCGAAGGTCGTACGGTGTTGCTCTCGAGTCACATCCTCGCGCAGGTGGAGGTGCTGGCGGACCGCATCTCGATCATCCGCCAGGGCAAGGTGGTGGAGTCGGGAACCCTCCGTGACCTGCGGCATCTCACCCGCACCACGTTCACGGTGGAGACCGCCCAGCCGGCCAGCGCCATCGCGCAGATGCCGGGCGTCTTCAACTTCGAGCCGACCGATGGCCAGGTACGGTTCGACGTGGATGCCGAGCACGTCGGCACCGTGGTGAGCGCGCTCTCCGGCCTCGGCGTGCAGGCGATCACCTCCCGTCCGCCCACGCTCGAGCAGCTGCTGCTGCGCCACTACGGCGATGAGATGGCCGCGCACAACGGTGAGAGGGCGGAGGTGGCCCGATGA